Proteins co-encoded in one Cercospora beticola chromosome 7, complete sequence genomic window:
- a CDS encoding uncharacterized protein (CAZy:GH5) yields the protein MAKSRMGMKAAGLATMASLASSYALPGSDFSGSLFTRQGISDAAWPYGPFSTSGRDVVNARGEAVTWAGVNWPGSGETMVPEGLEWASVEDIIDQIHSVGFNFIRLTYAIEQVDQVYLRNMSDVPLEVAMINALGYENGTKVTREIVEKNPGWTKDTGRFQIWDDIAKAAAAREIYVHPDVHVGKAQWCCNNTDGNAWFDDYNFPVDNWHRGLKFVAEWAKGHSNVVSMALRNELRRAINMTDGGKTYDYNWVTLVGNNTAATDAIHSVNPDILVSWSGMQYDQDLSAVTSGLNLRTAPCYKCDAIRDGYADEPLIFSLADHPWADKVFYELHIYSMTEDLDVTNSNITEAQLYRNGFNALGIDKPAACEAIGGCPEAVRQTPVIMSEFGHAQDATLLNDTLQGFIRNYTTANNISWSVWSLAGSYRIRSGGQGVPDTWALGNYEWNGWNYDEGIEQWWKPWVQAMLG from the coding sequence ATGGCCAAATCACGGATGGGGATGAAGGCAGCAGGActggcgacgatggccaGTTTGGCGAGCTCCTACGCGCTGCCAGGCTCAGATTTCTCGGGATCGCTCTTCACAAGGCAAGGTATCAGTGATGCGGCATGGCCGTACGGACCTTTCTCGACCAGCGGACGCGACGTTGTCAACGCCAGAGGAGAAGCTGTGACCTGGGCTGGTGTCAATTGGCCTGGCAGTGGCGAGACAATGGTGCCAGAAGGGTTGGAGTGGGCTTCTGTTGAGGACATCATTGACCAGATCCACTCTGTGGGATTCAATTTCATTCGCCTCACCTACGCGATCGAGCAGGTGGATCAGGTGTATCTTCGCAACATGAGCGATGTGCCTTTGGAGGTTGCAATGATTAATGCCCTAGGCTACGAGAACGGCACCAAGGTGACAAGAGAAATTGTTGAGAAGAATCCAGGGTGGACGAAAGACACTGGACGCTTCCAGATCTGGGACGACATTGCcaaggctgcagctgcccGCGAAATCTATGTACATCCGGATGTGCATGTTGGCAAGGCACAGTGGTGCTGTAACAACACGGATGGCAATGCTTGGTTCGATGATTACAACTTCCCGGTCGACAACTGGCATCGAGGTCTGAAGTTTGTGGCAGAGTGGGCGAAGGGCCACTCGAACGTAGTGAGCATGGCACTTCGTAACGAGCTCAGACGCGCGATCAACATGACAGATGGCGGAAAGACCTACGACTATAACTGGGTCACTCTCGTTGGCAATAACACTGCTGCTACCGATGCAATTCACTCAGTCAATCCCGACATTTTGGTCAGCTGGAGTGGCATGCAATACGACCAAGATCTTTCAGCTGTCACCAGCGGTCTCAACCTCCGCACGGCACCTTGCTACAAATGTGATGCGATCCGTGACGGCTATGCTGACGAGCCACTTATATTCAGTCTTGCCGACCATCCTTGGGCCGATAAGGTGTTTTACGAGCTGCACATATACAGCATGACAGAAGATCTGGACGTTACGAACAGCAACATTACTGAAGCTCAACTGTACCGCAACGGGTTCAATGCTCTGGGCATCGACAAGCCAGCAGCTTGCGAGGCTATTGGTGGTTGTCCAGAGGCAGTTCGACAGACGCCCGTCATCATGAGCGAGTTCGGTCATGCCCAGGACGCAACTCTTCTGAACGATACCTTGCAAGGCTTTATTCGAAACTACACGACTGCAAACAACATCAGCTGGTCAGTGTGGAGTCTTGCTGGGTCGTATCGAATCCGATCTGGAGGCCAGGGTGTGCCCGACACGTGGGCCTTGGGCAATTACGAGTGGAATGGGTGGAACTACGACGAGGGGATTGAACAGTGGTGGAAGCCATGGGTTCAGGCAATGCTTGGATAG